DNA sequence from the Aminivibrio sp. genome:
ATCCTGGAAAGCGTCTCCGCCGGCCAGGATTTCCTGGTGGCGGACCTTTTCTGCCAGGACAGCCGGACCGTGGATGCCCTCGACCGGCACCATTCCGAAGGGGAAGACCCCTTTCTCTTCGACCATCACGAAACCACGGCGGCCCGGTACGGAGGCCGTCCCTGGGCTGTGGTGGATACGGCCTTCTGTGCGGCGAAGGTCTATTACCGCTGGCTCCTCGGCAGGGGAGCCCAGGGATTGGAGCGGCTCGCTCCCCTGGTGGAGCTTGCCAACGACCGGGATCTCTGGATTAACGAAAACCCCGACAGCCGCCTTTGGCAGGCCCTCATCACCCTCTGCGGTCCCTATAGCCTCCTGGCAAGGCTGGCGGAAAACCCGGACCCCTCCCTCGCTCCCTACGAGCGGGCCGCCGGGGAGGATTTCGTGGAAAAACAGGAAAAGCGATTCGCCCTCGCGGTGGAAAAAATGGGGAAGGGCTCGGGAGACCTGGCCTTCGTGGAGCCGGGAATCCTCGAGTTCGGCGATGTGTCCGATTTCGGCGGTCTCGTGCTGGACCGCATGGCGGAACCTCCCCTCCTGGTGGCCGTGGCGGCGAAGCGGTTCTCAGGGGAATGGGCCGTTTCCCTC
Encoded proteins:
- a CDS encoding phosphohydrolase; the encoded protein is MSSSLLHVISHTDLDGIAAAAVAWHRWRGERPLKVSLAGYGSVDGLILESVSAGQDFLVADLFCQDSRTVDALDRHHSEGEDPFLFDHHETTAARYGGRPWAVVDTAFCAAKVYYRWLLGRGAQGLERLAPLVELANDRDLWINENPDSRLWQALITLCGPYSLLARLAENPDPSLAPYERAAGEDFVEKQEKRFALAVEKMGKGSGDLAFVEPGILEFGDVSDFGGLVLDRMAEPPLLVAVAAKRFSGEWAVSLRSRSEMAGKVVGMLRDGKKVRGGGHDDSAALYFPPSYSPDQIRTTLQAAMRTIRDQERPTGVTLGDLFKIGG